TGCATCTCACCTGAACACATACCCCCTACCTCTTAGAGCAGAAAATATCTACTGGGGAGTGTTTTTGGTGTCTTTTGGTGGCTTGTGAGAACTCAGTGAAGGACTCAGAGGTTTTACGTGCACAATGTAGTGGAGGAACTGGCAGATCccagtggaaagagagagactgaaacttaaacagagagggaacaagTGATGAAGGGAGAGACAGCGGCGCAAAAGAGaggaatataataaaaaatagtgCGGCAGCAAATAAGtcgcagcagaggaagagagaacagagaggaacTGATTGAACGTGAGAAGCAGAACTAGAGAAACCAGGAGTAAATGACGCCATCGCCGAGAAACTCCTCCGCGTGGTCGACATCATCTGCAGTCACAGCTGCTACCTGTCGTCGGGTTGCCATCGCCGTGGCAACCATGTGCGTGTAACCCCCCTGTGTCCCCCATAGCACCACCCaaacttgtatgtgtgtgtgtttgttttgactcACTGACCCCTTGACTTAGCAACATAGGATGCCTTGTGTTGATATGATATTGACATGTGGGGAATTGTACAGGAATTCATGTGAATCGATACAAACAGCGTAGATATGAGATCTGATTTGACTCCCAGATCGAATAAATGGAATATCTgattatagatatatatatatatatctatatttctatataaatatatatgaatataaatactATAGATAGCCTGCAAATATAGCATTATCCCCTGTGTCATATAGTGTAAATACTGTAGGTGGACCTCCTGTAGAAGACCTCAGTTTGTGTTGGACATAATCGCCAAATTGTCTGATAGTTAATGATCCTCTCTGTGAACTACACACTGCTCTGGTCTACAGTAAGATCAGTGTGAAAAGCCCTATGGCATATGATTCTGGTAGCATGAATGGGATGCCATAATTATTTCAGTTAGTCATATTTGATTATTGCATTAACACCTTGTGGAATGCCAAACAGTTTAATGCAAGTTAATCTATCATCAGCACCTAAGGGTGAAAACCTAGTGTGTGTCAAATTATGGCAATATCTTCCTttggaaattttaaaaatgtttggtaAAACTTTACTTGGGGTGTCCAGTGTTAATATTACACTTAGTGTCAACTTAGTCTCACCTTGCTATGAATTTAGTATAGAAAACAAAGCCTAACCTTAGTACAGCTCATACAAAGTTGAGTATTTTCAGTGGACATGTTGATATGAAGTGAAGCATCAACACAAAACTAATACCAAGCTGAAATGTTAACACTGGACAGTgcaaataaagtgtgaccaaATATTTGTACAGTTGCAACAAAATGATAATATGACTGTAGTTCCTTGTCAGCTCCTGCATTATGATTAATTACACTGCACTAATATGTGTAGTTATCATATGTGGCTCCTGCGTTGTTTGGATCGTTATAGGTCATGAGGGACAGCAGGTTTAGGTCAAATAGATCTTGATATTTTACACGCGTTCAACCATTGAGAGCGAGTGAAACAATCATGTAGAGATAGATTCAATAGATTTAGATATATATTCTGAAAGTGCATGGCTGGTACGTGCCAATGAAAATCACCCTTTAGACCTTCCGGATAATCTGTTACACTTTTAGCCGGCTTATTCTTTAAGTGTGATGTTGCGacgctgtttgtttgttggtgccTCGGGCCAAAACAACCACACAAAGATGTAGCTAATCGATTTTGATAAAGGAATAATGTCGGCCTTTTTCCCTCAGCTGGTCAGTTTTCTGACATGCGTGCTTGGTGCGAGCACACAGCCACTCTCTGATTCAACATGACGGATTGCTCAGACAATATTATGTGAAGGAATACCAGGATGTTCCTGTCTGTAAGAAAAGGGAAACAGGCTCACCCTGTCCGTTCTAATTTTACGGTTGGCTGAGTGGTGTTTGatgtttggggtgtgtgtgatgtcaagGTGCagggtttatgtgtgtttgttgtgcagCAAATGTGTGTGCCGCCATGTTGTGTGTTAGGGCTGCATGTACAGTGTATGTTGAGGTAAGGGGTGTATGCTTCTGTCCATGTTGCGCATGGATGAGTCATCCTCTGTTGATTTACATATGATGGCACACTGGCAAGCACTCACAGCTGAGCCTTTTCTtccttgtatacacacacacactcccaagtGATTATGATTTTAATATAGAAAAAACTATCCCACGACTAAAAGAttctaaaaaaaatgtgtttactaAGCCTGAGAGGTCAGGACAAAAGTGACGATGGTGATTGTATGGTTGTTTTGTAACGCTGCTTTTTAATCATGGtccaacttaaaatgcaaacacCGAATGATGGTGAAAGAGAATCACCACAGACACATCAGAATCCTGGGAGGGTCCTGCATACATTCGGAATGGCTGCCAAACGAGTTCAAGATGGTCAATATGTAGCATCACATTGTGAAATGTGAGGTAACAATATGACTTTGCTCCTTATAAAATGCAGCCCGTGGTCGTAAATAATTCGTAACACTTAGCGAAGTGTTAGCTCATAAAGACAAAGGCGTTAGGTCATAAAGATGTCATTGAGATTCTTTAGTCTGATGTCACTTGTTTTAACTTGGACCATGATGGTGGTAATGACGACGGCCTGGCGGCTTTGCTGaggaatttcattttaatgatcCGCTCTATACCTCTCGGCTGCTCAGTCTCCTGCAAGGCATGCATTCTGGGTGCTGTCGATTACTAAATATGTCCAAAACAAGTTATTTACAAATCCAAAGCATTTGAGGTAAAAGACCGCAGGTTGACATAGTGATATTAagccttttttgtgtgtgattgtgtgtgtgtctgtttgtgtgcgcgtgcgtgcgtgtggaAATTGAACATCGTTTGGATAATATGGTCTGAAGCTGCAGTTATGCTCTGAGTGTAAAAACCCCTTTGCCTGCATGTTCTTGCCTTCACTCATCAAAGCCATTGGGCAGATGCAGCCTTATGGAAACTGACTCCTAAAGATGTTTACTTTATGCCAGTGCCAGCATATGacttatgttttatatataatatttatttatttatgtatttatttatgatatCTTTATTTCATGTCATTCATCATTATTGATTCTGTCATTGGGTATGGTGGTACTGAGAGATTATTTTGCActattatgttttatgtttctacATGTGTTCTTTCAAAAACTTGTATTGAATTGTTGCAGTTCAACCATgtgcactgctgtttttgttttgtttttgtttttgtttttgttttttttacttctgttgACATGTTGAAGCACTGAACAAATCACTCAATTTCCCATGCGCGCATGTCCATGTTTTGAGATGTCATTTTGGCAAACATGGAAATAATATCTCAATGTCAAAATATTACCATTACAAATGTTTGTGGTGTCCCCTCATCTGCTGAAAATTCTGCAGCTCatcaaaaaacaccaacaactctAGAGGGTACAAAAACAAGATGGATTTCACACCGTGTGGCGTCATGCTGGGTGGAAACGCTGCTGATGAGAGCATTCTGCATCTTACAGGGACATAGTTGGGTTTGGCCTAGCCTCTCTTTATCACGAGAGAAAATACGGCGTTGACAGCTACAGGGTGAGGTCACTCTTGGGTGACAATGACGGTCTTGTAAACTCGCCCACTGGAGGAAAATTGCAAAACCATTCCAGATCAGTGTCCATAGGCAACTtcatgtgtctctgtgctgctgcagccacaggtcagaggtcagggttcaGCCCCATCCTGCGTGTCACTTCCTCATCGAGATTTCTGCTTGTAGACTGTAGAAGCCATATTGCATTGTCACTTTGTGTCGTGTGTGCTGATAAAACACTTGTGGAATCTCATCCAACTGTAAATACGTTCGCCAAAAAAGAAGCTAATTAATCTGTGTAcgatataaaaaacaaaacaaaacaaaaaaagaacaaagctCTGTAACATAAATAAATCCTCCTATGAATGTATCATACCTAGAGATCAGAGGCTGTATTACAATGGATTACTcataatatttcattaaataTAGCTGTGGTATTTTActctggtttttgttttgtgtgcatttgtaagtgttgtgtgcaagtgtgtgtgaaacctctttttgttgcattttaaacATCTATCTTCACTCACTCATTTTCCAAACTACTTATCCTAGTACGGGTCACGAGGGGTGCTGAAGCCTATTCCAGCAGTCTTTGAGCAGAGTGCGGGGGAACACCCTGGACAGAGTGCCAGTCTGTCACGGAAAGGAGGAAgggcgaaaaaaaaaactggaaaaatggcATCTCCACCCCTTAGGTGAACCTTTTCCAAAATAGCAGGTCCTTATCAGCTCTTGGAGGTGGGTATACTCTGGCATATATCTTTCTCAtaatccctctccctctgtgcttGCTACCATATGACAATACTAAGCCCACCCAACAATACTGAAGGATTAGCTCTCTGCCCTTTTCTTTGTGAATGTGCTGGAGCTCTGGAGGAATACAGAGAAaaaggaggcagagggaaagagagcgggagagaaaagacaagtaGTGGGGGCAGCACAGCTGAGAGGGCTCGTGGGTTCGGGTAAATAAAGGGCATGAAAGAGAAGGCGACAATCGGTGAAAAGATGAATAATATTTGATGACTTTGGCTCATCATATTTATGTGAACATTGTGCAGAATCCCTGTGAGATCCTCTCCACACAAGACAGCGCACACAATTCAGAATAGACAATGACACCAGAGTAATAACCATCTCCACTATTATTCAGCCTTGGTGAGTCAGAGATGGCGTACAGTGTCACAGCTcgcagctgtatgtgtgtgcgtttgagcatgtgtgtgtgtggctggcacGTGCCTGTATGCATGATGTGTGTGGGGAGGAGGGAATGTGCCTCTGtggtgtgagtcagtgtgtgtgtgtaataatatGAATAATGCAGAGGATGCCTGTAGGAGCGTGAGGGCCGGGAGCAGGGCAGATGGTCGCCTGCTGATAGGACAGAATCCAGGCAACAGGGTCTGGATTTAGACCTGGCTtaatgcacgcgcacacactcacactcacacacagacacacacacacacacacacacacacacacacacttgcattcaGTGTTTGCTTTCTCGGGTCTAGCTCTTTTTGTTCACTGTTAAACTGTACAAAATGTACCCAATTTTAACACACGCCTCAAAATCAAAAAGATGTGCATTACAAACTTATTGAtgggaaaaagggagaaagaaagttATATATGCCATAGGCAGCTATGTgagcaaaattaaaatgtaaaggaTAATTGCTTTACTCTTTTCTGgaataaatgaaatacattaACACAAAGTTAGATGCAGAaattgacttttctttttttttttcatttaactcTGATGTTGCCATGCAGAGCTCATTTTCAATATAAAAACCTCATTAATTTTTTGCTAAATGAGGAATGACATTTTCCAAATGATATTTCTCATTGTTCCTTAAAATTTTGGATTAGTGCATGATTACCTAAAAAGGGTTCTGAGTGGATTACATCAACATTCATTGAATGTCGGTGACCTATAGCAATACCCAGAGACGCCTTTAACTTGCACTAATAACCACTAGGTGGCATCAGCAGCCTGTTCCTGACTTGTGCCAGCCTTCACGAGCCCTGGCATCAAATGAGAAACATGAAGTCACCCTAGGCTGGGATAATAAAACAACCAAAAGTAATGAGATGTGCTGATAAATAGGccaacacactctcactctgaGCTAAAAGTAGCCCCAAAAACGCTGCTACACTAAATCACTGACAACTTTCTGTAAATTATGGTGAGCTGTCATtagtcctttaaaaaaaaaaaaaaaatacagtagttTTTTAAGGCTTTTCAGTTAAGGCGTTTCTGGCTCCTTGGATACCTTATGATTATTagtataattattatataatttcatttttatatattaatatttctgCACAAACAAGTCTATGGATGTTTCTATAATGCTGCAaattctgttttgctttgttttcctcaaGAAGTcagtgtaagtgtaagtgtgtaaCGTCATATGCGTCATATGATTTATATAAGGAAGGTAAAATATTTCAGTTTACAAACAGGAAAGCTATATGCGCCCGAGAAGTCACATCTTCAGTGCTACACCTCCTGGCGTGTAATCAGTTGGCCCATCTTGTTTTGGTAAAATTCATAtatatcacatttgagacaagcttataaaaatcaatattatcGTCAGCCAGTGCTCTAACAGAGCTGCATATGTTGTTTAGATAATTTTTCTATGGCATTTCAGCTCTTAATCAGTGTCTATTCGATCAGCTAGAAATAGTTTTCAAATTGCACACcactgaaaatattaattaaCGGCTATGATGTGGGATATCTCACCTGTGACAAAGCTAAGTCTAAAGAGAGTGTTTGTTTTGGACAAGCCCTAAATATGAGGCCATTCACAGGCAGGCTTCATGGTTATCTCCCCACAAGACAATATCGGTGCAGATCAGCGGTAATAAACACTTATCGGAAACAGCTGAAGGACATTTTGAGCAGCCGAGGCAGATTGATAAAATCCATAATTATAATGCAAGGCCGTGCACAAAAGCTTATTGCCACAGTCGCGACTCTTTCCTCAAGCTTAATAAACGTGCGAAGACTGCAAAAGTGTTATAGAAAACAAATAGgttttaatgacaaaaaagCATATAGAAATTGTGCAATCTTTGATTTCTTTTCCCCTTCATTTGATCGGAGTCACAGATTTCAGGTCAATactattttgtcttgtttctttttgtttcgccttttttcctcccttacccctcaaaaactcaaaatcagcTGAAGAATTTCAGAGGTCTTACTTGTCAAGCAGAAATTCAGTGTGAAGATCAGGCCtattaaattaatgaattagCATCAAAAGTATTTAGGGAGAGTGGCCTTTTTCGTTGGCTGCTATCATAAAATAATATGCACAGAGCTTGCCTTAAGCTTTAGAAATAATAATAGCCTATAGTGAAAAACAGGCTCGGCTGCAGGCCCTTTAGCTACACATTGGCATTGATATGTAGGCCTAATACATTCagagttttcaaaaaaaaaaaaaaaattaactctTGAAAATGGCCTGAAATTTCTATTATATCAAAAATGATATTTACTCAGCAGACTTTCTCCATTACAGTTCTTAATCATCCAAAAACTTCAGTTGGATTTGAGTTTTCgaatttttctattttcttttgaaTTTAGCCAAATAACTTAACCCCCAGCTACTAATGGATCCTCCCCCCCTCAATAACCTATCAAAGATCAGGTTATTTATCACAGGATTTAAGTGGCACAAGAAcacgtgtctgtgtttgtgctttggcacagactgacagagaaaactgaacaaacaaacatacaaacaaacaaacaaacaaagccatACAAAAACGAATAGAGATACATCCCACAAATAGTTCTTCTCGGTGAATTAATGACTCATACAGTTGTAGCCAGTTAGGCCAGAGCTGGTACCAAGATATTCAGTTATTCTCTTCTTAGGAAAGGAAGGCAAAATGGGCAGGCTTGCTTGAGTGATCCAGCCGTACAGTCTCGGTCTTTCTCTTCACAGCATTTTGATAAAGTACAGAAATAACAGAGACcaaaacacactgtaaacaGGCGCACAGAACTGTCTGCACATAAAGAAAAGCATTAAAGTGAACCAAGACTCAATCCTCTAATGTAGACTacaattattactattattattattattattgttgttgttgttgttgttgttgttgttgttgctgctgttgttgttgttgttttattgttgttgttaaatattgttattgtttttgtttaaatttctCATTGTTATTATTCAGGAAGGGGACGCTCTAAATTATGAATGTGAGAGAAGCTTCTATGAAAGCGAtgtaaaactgaatttgaaatatATTATGGATTAAACTGATGGATCAGATGAATTTCACAGTAGTCCAGTCAATAAGATGACCAAATAAAATATTAGATTAAAAATTATGAAATCACTTAGGATTAATGtgggataataataataataagaagaagagtagtattaatattattaatattgattgaaataataataataataataataataataataataatgcagttGGCTGGTATTGgctttaaatgttaaaatgatacaGCAGGTGTCGGCTATTTTAGCCCTTTCTTGCCACAAGCTGCGAGGAACCCCTGTTGCTTTTGTTATGATGGAAAGATGGCGTTTATTTACCCACACTGACGACTGCGACTTAACATGCCAGAagcctgttttctctcttttttttctccccccaacGGACACTTCGTGTCCACATCATCTCACCCTGCCTCTCTTTAATGACACATTATATGACACATTGGCGCCTTGATAGCATAgaaaagcatttcatatcaatGTCGCTTagtgagccttttttttttcttttggttcgCACACACCAGCCATATCCCATTATGCTTGGTAATTCCACGGCATGAAACCTCCCCATACAGCTTTCTGCTATGCGTGTTTTAGTGCTTGAGTGCCACTGTATTCCCACTGTATGTGTCCATGGGTCCAACATTAGCACTGGCTAAGGTCCAATTCCAAGCGGTCcagcacagagaaacaaacaaataaggaGACATTCTACCTCCTTCAGGGGTCCATGTCTTGATGAGAATCATGATGCTGGGGTCACTGTACGGGGGTCTGTCCTCCGTGGTGAGGAGGGGTGTCCCCGTAcatgtcctctcctcctcctggtaCCGGTCCCCCAGCGGGTGTCATCCTCTTCTCCTTTTGCCGCCTGTTACAAAACCAAACCCTCAccacctccttctccagctGCAGGCTGTCCGCTATAGAGTTGATCTCCGCTGCTCCTGGTTTTGGACATTTGAGAAAATGGCTCTCCAGAGCCCCTTTGACGCCCACCTCGATGGAGgtcctctttttccttttccttccctgTGCCGCGATTTTATCCAGGCTGGTGGGGCTCCCCGAGGTGGAGTCCGCCTCCTCCAGCCACTTGTTCAACAAGGGCTTGAGTTTACACATGTTTTTGAAGCTGAGTTGAAGCGCCTCGAACCTGCAAATGGTGGTCTGGGAAAAGACGTTTCCATACAGTGTCCCAAGAGCCAGTCCCACGTCCGCCTGGGTGAAGCCCAGCTTGATGCGCCGCTGCTTGAACTGCTTGGCAAACTGCTCCAGGTCGTCGGAGGTCGGTGTGTCCTCATCCGACTGGTCCGCCTGGTGGCCCCCGTGTTGGTGGTGGTGCGAGAGGGACTGCTGGTGGGCCCCGGGGCCGCCTCCATGTTCACTGAGGTGCGGGCTGTGGCTGTGGTGCTCTTCATCCCGCAGGGGGTGATGGTGCATCCCCCCTTGCTCTCCTCCCGGCATCAGCCCGAAGCCGGACTGTGAATACACCAGGCTCTGGCCCTCAGATGTCGCCATACCGGGGATGTGCGTGGTGGCTGTGCTGGTTCGCCATGCTCTGGCGTCGTGATGCGCCTGGTGAGATAGGTGAGGGTGtcgctgttgctgctgctgctgctgcagactgGCGGAGTTCTGCAGCTCTTCTCGGTCACTGTCGTGCAGTACGGGCTTCACGTCCTGTTCTCCGAGGGGACTAGATGGCCAGGGCGCCCCACTGTCACCGTGCGAGAGCGCCGTTATCCACTGGTGCGCGTGGCTGAGCGGATGTCCACCGCCCGGTAACGTGCTGTAGTCGTTCTGGAGCAGGGTATGCGCGTCCCTGTACGCGGCCGCCTGCTGCATGCTCCCGGACTCCGAGTGCGGCGGCGGCGCGCTGCTGGGGGTGGTGAGGACGCTGTAGTGGTTGGACGTTGCGGTCGCCATAACTCTCGGAGCCAGAGTGATAGCTGGAGTTAAAAAGGGGGCTGCCTTTGACAGTAACTCTTTTGCGCCACGGGGCAGCTAAGCGTCTCTCTCCAGCATCTCCCGGGCGCTGTGCCAAGGGGACGCAGAGGCGCGCACCTGAGGTCCGCCTCGCTCCGCTCTTTATTGGCCAAGAACGGTTGACAGATGTGGTTACCCCTGACAGCACCCCGCTCATTGGTCACGGGAGATTGTACAGAAACCCCAATCACTCTGCCCAACAATACTAGCGGTCCTGCAGCATGTTGTAGTAAGCTacaaagtggagagagaaattGGGCTGCCTGAACTGTAAACACAGAATACACTCGACACCTCGGCTTAGTTATGACAGTAGAGAAACGGGATATGGCATTTTTTGTTATGTTCAAGCGTTTTGACCTTGATCCAGGTCACTAGGTCGAACTTAATATcttttcattccatatattcatgCGTCAAAAGTGTGCGTAAAATTAGACCTGCATGCACAGGCCTACATAGAATTTGTTCATGGTACTGTGACCATAATCGTTCCCTAAAGAATCACAACTTCAGCGCCCAAACTCGCCAAAAGAAACGGTAAAACATCAGTTTGGTCTGACTTGTGAGACAGTTTCAGTGTAATGTTTGGGGTATTTTGTGTCCTGAAACCGTGAGCAGAGGCTGTGACAAGAAACTTCCAGCTGCCTCTCTGCCCTCAGGACGCTGTCCAGAGAGAGGGGCTGCGTGTTTCCAGGCCCTCTGCCCCGTTGCCATGGCGAGCGCAGTGAATGGAACAACAACGCCCACGTCACAGCTGCATTCGCTCCTTCTTTTCGTTCCGTTCCAAAGGGCTCATTGGGGCCGCGCGCTCGGCCGACGGGACAAATAAAGGGAGGCGAGCGGAGAGGGCAGCTCGGGGCCAAGGAGAGGAGGCTGAAAGAATGGCTCCTCCTGCCTGCTCCGCGCCCACGGTGCCCCCCTCCACCTGCTTGTTGGGTAAACTTTGAGATGGATGCACCCACACTGGCACGCGAGGTTTTATATAACCTCCTACCAACATAGTAGCCTTGCAGTTCAATATTTTGATAAAGAGAAAACATGGTCTTTGGCCTCCAATGTATGCTAATTAATTATTAGATGAATTAAATGTGTCTATATTGTAGTGATGGTAAACGGGGTCTCTCagttttttcatgtcaaggagACTACAGGCCCATACAGGCCTTACAGGCCCATATAAAGGCTTTGTCCCAGTTGAGGATAtttttgttgtctctctgtAGTCCTACTGTGGGTGGGAAAACAACAGTGCATGATCAGTGAAAAGCTCTCACCAGAAGAGTCACTCTATATCCTCGGCAAGCGCTAAGTTTAAGTGAATGTAATAATactgaaattaattttgttGGAGCCCCCCAGAAACCCTCACAGACCCCTGGGGGGTCCCTGGACCTACTTTGGGAACTGGTATTTCGGAGATGTAATTTTATTGGCTCAAAGTGGGACACTGGCTGCAAAACGTAACAGCAATCAAAAGGTTAAAGAAACCTTGAAGGACataaaaaatatcaaagtttcaccttcaaccatatgtgctatgCAACAACACGGGctacagtaaaaataattgttataaaatgttttttcaagtCACAGTCATACTGCCCACAGGCAAACACAACTAGAAGAGGAATTATTTGCCATGTAACCAACTATTAATTAAGCAACAGACCATAATATGATAAAATTCCATAAAGAAAGTGATAGGTTAATCAATAGATAGTATGAATCTAATCAAGCAGGGGGTCTGTGGACATAAATTGACGTGCACTGAATCATAGGGATCGAAAGAACACTGACTTATGATTAGAGTGTAATTCTGAGAATTACCAAATGTGTCGCCGGGGGCTCTGGCAAGTCGTGTGTTGAGAGAGGCAAAACATATTACCCTAATAGACTAATATGCAAACTACTGGCTGCCCAATTACAGGACTTAATAACGCATAAACGATGCAAGTCCTGTTCTTACAAGACGAAGAGGTCGCTGTTAATTCAGTCAAAGGGCTGGTGTACGCTGTCAACAGAGGCAGCAGTTAGACACACATACTGTCTCTGTTTCCCTGTCCCTGCTTCTGTATTCAAGAGTGAGAGTTAATGATGGAGAATCTGAGTGTTAAATTAACAGTAATTATATGGCCCCAGCGCTGTAAAGATTCAATTTCTTTGCAAGTCTAATGGGCCTAAGTGTCCCTACGCGCAGCCAACACTCTCTATGAGATACTTATGTGACTga
The genomic region above belongs to Myripristis murdjan chromosome 24, fMyrMur1.1, whole genome shotgun sequence and contains:
- the pou3f2a gene encoding POU domain, class 3, transcription factor 2a, with amino-acid sequence MATATSNHYSVLTTPSSAPPPHSESGSMQQAAAYRDAHTLLQNDYSTLPGGGHPLSHAHQWITALSHGDSGAPWPSSPLGEQDVKPVLHDSDREELQNSASLQQQQQQQRHPHLSHQAHHDARAWRTSTATTHIPGMATSEGQSLVYSQSGFGLMPGGEQGGMHHHPLRDEEHHSHSPHLSEHGGGPGAHQQSLSHHHQHGGHQADQSDEDTPTSDDLEQFAKQFKQRRIKLGFTQADVGLALGTLYGNVFSQTTICRFEALQLSFKNMCKLKPLLNKWLEEADSTSGSPTSLDKIAAQGRKRKKRTSIEVGVKGALESHFLKCPKPGAAEINSIADSLQLEKEVVRVWFCNRRQKEKRMTPAGGPVPGGGEDMYGDTPPHHGGQTPVQ